Genomic DNA from Candidatus Hydrogenedentota bacterium:
GACCGTGGTGGTCACTTTCTTCGCCATCGTCTTCACGTGGATTGTCGCCATCCCCATCGGCATTTATTCCGCGACGCACCAGTATAAAGTCTCGGACTATTTCATTTCAGTCTTGGGATTCATCGGGATGGCTACGCCCGAATTCTCGCTCGCATTGCTCGTGATGTATTTCTCGTCGGAAATGTTCGGCGTGAGCGTCGGGGGCCTTTTTTCAGACGCTTATATCGACGCGCCGTGGTCCTGGGCCAGAGTTGGCGATCTGCTCGTGCATATCTGGGTTCCGGTGGTGATCCTGGGCGTGGCGGGCACGGCGGGAATGATCCGCACCATGCGCGCCAACCTCCTCGATCAGCTCGAGATGCCCTACGTCGTCACGGCGCGCGCGAAAGGCGTATCAGAGACGCGCCTGCTCGTGAAATACCCCGTGCGCGTGGCCATCAATCCTATGATTAGCACCATCGGCTGGATGCTCCCCGCGCTCTTCTCGGGCAGCGCCATTGTGGCCATGGTGCTGGGCCTGCCCATGATCGGACCGCTCCTCCTGCGCGCTCTCATGGAGCAGGACATGTATCTGGCCGGAAGCCTGGTAATGATCATGAGCGTGCTCACGGTCATAGGCACGCTCATCTCCGACATCCTTCTGGCGTGGGTCGACCCGCGTATCCGGCTCGAAAGGCAGCGGTCATGAGCAGGCGCAAGACAAAAGACGAGAAACTGTATCTCGCCTCGCAGTGGCGTCTGATGTGGTGGAAATTCCTCGACCATCGCCTGGCGGTCTTTTCGTCCTGCGTGCTTATCCTCCTGTATGTTGTTGCTGTCTTCTGCGAATTCGTCGCGCCATGCGAGCCGAACAAGCGGGCCAAAGAACGGAGTTTCGCCCCCCCGCAGACCATCCACATATTGCATGAAGGCCACATCCACCGGCCTTTCGTTTACGGCCAGACGCAGCACCGCGACCCCGAGACGCTCAGGCTCTACTACTCCCCCGATACCGAGAGGCGTATCCCGGTCAGGTTCTTCGTGAAAGGCGACCCGTACAAGCTCTGGGGGCTGATCCCCATGGAACGGCACCTCTTCGGCCTGGGACGGGTCGAAACTGTCAACGACAATGGCGAGACAATCACAACCGTCGCGCGATTCAATCTGATGGGCTGCGACCGTCTCGGACGGGACCTGTTCAGCCGCATCA
This window encodes:
- a CDS encoding ABC transporter permease, which encodes MIGYIIRRVLLMIPTLFVISVITFIIIQLPPGDYLTTYIANLQETGEEADEALVESLRVRYGLDKPLYEQYFIWMRGMLLRGDLGQSFSMNNKPVTELIGERVALTVVVTFFAIVFTWIVAIPIGIYSATHQYKVSDYFISVLGFIGMATPEFSLALLVMYFSSEMFGVSVGGLFSDAYIDAPWSWARVGDLLVHIWVPVVILGVAGTAGMIRTMRANLLDQLEMPYVVTARAKGVSETRLLVKYPVRVAINPMISTIGWMLPALFSGSAIVAMVLGLPMIGPLLLRALMEQDMYLAGSLVMIMSVLTVIGTLISDILLAWVDPRIRLERQRS